In Methylobacterium aquaticum, the following are encoded in one genomic region:
- a CDS encoding DUF2735 domain-containing protein, whose translation MSTTAPRTTATIYAFPAGGRRRGGRNDWTMPAPAARERGPAIMPASGGYHDEAIREERARKP comes from the coding sequence ATGAGCACCACCGCACCGCGCACCACCGCGACGATCTACGCTTTCCCGGCCGGCGGCCGCAGACGCGGCGGCCGCAACGACTGGACGATGCCCGCACCGGCGGCGCGGGAGCGCGGCCCGGCGATCATGCCGGCCAGCGGCGGCTACCACGACGAGGCGATCCGCGAGGAGCGCGCGCGCAAGCCGTAG
- a CDS encoding glutaminase has product MPNLETVVSEIADEMRQRTDRGEVARYIPELARVDPGHFGLAVIGADGTVAAAGDCDVPFSIQSISKVFTLTLALGMVGDKLWRRVGREPSGSPFNSVVQLEYERGIPRNPFINAGAIAVTDLILSGHQPREALGEILRFMQYLAQDGTITIDEAVAASEQRTGFRNVALANYMKSFGVIDNPVEYTLGVYFHHCAISMTCRQLAVAGRFLAHSGRDPSTGLSVVQAERAKRINAVMLTCGHYDGSGEFAYRVGLPGKSGVGGGILAVAPGKASIAVWAPGLDAAGNSHLGRIALERLTKRLGWSIFGE; this is encoded by the coding sequence GTGCCGAACCTCGAAACCGTCGTCAGCGAGATCGCCGACGAGATGCGCCAGCGGACCGATCGCGGCGAGGTGGCGCGCTACATCCCGGAACTCGCCCGGGTCGATCCCGGCCATTTCGGCCTCGCGGTGATCGGCGCCGACGGAACGGTGGCGGCGGCGGGCGATTGCGACGTGCCGTTCTCGATCCAGAGCATCTCGAAGGTCTTCACCCTGACGCTGGCGCTCGGCATGGTCGGCGACAAGCTGTGGCGGCGGGTCGGGCGCGAGCCCTCGGGCAGCCCGTTCAACTCGGTCGTGCAGCTCGAATACGAGCGCGGCATCCCCCGCAACCCGTTCATCAATGCCGGCGCCATCGCCGTCACCGACCTGATCCTGTCGGGCCACCAGCCGCGCGAAGCCCTGGGCGAGATCCTGCGCTTCATGCAGTACCTGGCGCAGGACGGCACCATCACCATCGACGAGGCGGTGGCGGCGTCCGAGCAGCGCACCGGATTCCGCAACGTGGCGCTCGCCAACTACATGAAGTCGTTCGGGGTGATCGACAATCCGGTCGAGTACACGCTTGGGGTCTATTTCCACCACTGCGCCATCAGCATGACCTGCCGGCAGCTCGCGGTGGCGGGCCGGTTCCTCGCCCATTCCGGGCGCGATCCCAGCACCGGCCTGTCGGTGGTGCAGGCCGAGCGGGCCAAGCGCATCAACGCCGTCATGCTGACCTGCGGCCATTACGACGGCTCGGGCGAGTTCGCCTACCGGGTCGGCCTGCCGGGCAAGAGCGGCGTCGGCGGCGGCATTCTGGCGGTGGCGCCGGGGAAGGCCTCGATCGCCGTCTGGGCGCCGGGGCTCGACGCCGCCGGCAATTCCCATCTCGGGCGCATCGCCCTGGAGCGGCTGACGAAGCGCCTCGGCTGGTCGATCTTCGGCGAGTAG
- a CDS encoding NAD(P)/FAD-dependent oxidoreductase: MSRDGTIAIIGAGIAGAAAARRLYEAGRRVTVLDKGRAPGGRMATRRGPDGLRFDHGAQYFTARDPRFIARVDDWTARGVAAPWGGADRHIGTPGMAAPVRDLLDGLDVRCGRAVGRLVRDGRDWRLAEADGTALSDGAAFSAVLLTCPSPQSLALLDGAGQALPGLAEVAYAACWTLMLAHDGPPLPGGPFREDRDPTAAIAWIAGNGDKPGRDGSGTIVAHASPAWSRANLECGADDVAERLATALRAIVPLGEIRHRAAHRWRYAAVERAVGEACLFAPDAGLGFAGDGCLGPRVEFAYLSGLALAERVLAEAA, translated from the coding sequence TTGAGTCGGGACGGGACCATCGCGATCATCGGGGCGGGCATCGCCGGTGCCGCGGCGGCGCGCCGGCTGTACGAGGCGGGACGGCGGGTCACCGTGCTCGACAAGGGCCGAGCGCCCGGCGGCCGGATGGCGACGCGGCGCGGCCCGGACGGTTTGCGCTTCGACCACGGTGCCCAATATTTCACCGCCCGCGACCCGCGCTTCATCGCGCGAGTGGACGACTGGACGGCGCGAGGCGTCGCGGCGCCCTGGGGCGGAGCGGACAGGCATATCGGCACGCCCGGCATGGCCGCGCCCGTGCGGGACCTCCTCGACGGCCTCGACGTCCGTTGCGGCCGTGCGGTCGGTCGCCTGGTACGGGACGGGCGGGACTGGCGCCTGGCGGAAGCCGACGGCACCGCGCTCTCGGACGGCGCGGCGTTCTCGGCCGTGCTCCTGACCTGCCCGTCGCCCCAGAGCCTCGCGCTCCTCGACGGCGCGGGCCAGGCCCTGCCCGGTTTGGCGGAGGTGGCCTATGCCGCGTGCTGGACCCTGATGCTGGCGCATGACGGCCCTCCCCTGCCCGGTGGACCTTTCCGCGAGGACCGGGATCCCACGGCGGCGATCGCCTGGATCGCCGGGAACGGGGACAAGCCGGGGCGCGACGGCAGCGGGACGATCGTGGCCCATGCCTCGCCGGCCTGGTCGCGGGCCAACCTCGAATGCGGGGCGGACGATGTCGCCGAACGGCTGGCCACGGCCCTCCGGGCCATCGTTCCGCTCGGCGAGATCCGCCACCGTGCCGCCCATCGCTGGCGCTATGCCGCGGTCGAGCGGGCGGTCGGCGAAGCCTGCCTGTTCGCGCCGGATGCCGGCCTCGGCTTTGCCGGCGACGGCTGCCTCGGGCCCCGGGTGGAATTCGCTTACCTGAGCGGCCTGGCGCTGGCCGAGCGCGTGCTCGCGGAGGCGGCATGA
- a CDS encoding CinA family protein, protein MRELFDRAGRIAARLTARRETVAVAESSAGGLVSAALLAVPGASAYYLGGAVIYTAQAREALIGLDAAGMEGLRSASEPYAERAATLVRERHGAVWGLCETGAAGPGGNRYGDAAGHTCLAVVGPVTLRRTLETGASDRAGNMEAFAAAMLDAFLDALLEADRAP, encoded by the coding sequence TTGCGCGAGTTGTTTGACAGGGCCGGCCGTATCGCCGCCCGGCTCACCGCCCGGCGGGAGACCGTCGCGGTGGCCGAGTCCTCCGCTGGCGGCCTCGTCTCCGCGGCCCTGCTCGCGGTGCCGGGCGCCTCGGCCTATTATCTCGGCGGCGCGGTGATCTACACCGCCCAGGCCCGCGAGGCCCTGATCGGCCTCGACGCGGCCGGGATGGAAGGCCTGCGTAGCGCGAGCGAACCCTACGCCGAGCGTGCGGCGACCCTGGTGCGGGAGCGTCACGGCGCGGTCTGGGGGCTGTGCGAGACCGGCGCCGCGGGACCGGGCGGCAACCGCTACGGCGATGCGGCGGGCCATACCTGCCTCGCCGTCGTCGGTCCGGTGACGCTCCGGCGGACCCTGGAGACCGGCGCCAGCGACCGCGCCGGCAACATGGAGGCCTTCGCGGCCGCCATGCTCGACGCTTTCCTGGATGCCCTCTTGGAGGCGGACCGGGCCCCGTAA